Proteins encoded by one window of Vitis vinifera cultivar Pinot Noir 40024 chromosome 10, ASM3070453v1:
- the LOC100256581 gene encoding beta-amyrin synthase, whose protein sequence is MRMFIYIYKQICSMWMLKVAEGHGPWLYSLNNYLGRQIWEFDPEAGTPEEREEVRKVQENFTKNRFRYKPNGDLLMRMQLIKENQIDLSIPPVRLGEKEKVTYEAVTTAVKKAVRLNRAIQAKDGHWPAENAGPLFFTPPLIMVLYFTGTLNIALTPEHKVELLRYITNHQNEDGGWGFHIEGHSTMLGTTLSYISMRILGVGPDDKVVAAGRKWILDRGGATYSPSWGKCYLSVFGLYEWSGCNPLPPEFWLFPSYLPMHPDKMWCYSRTVYMPMSYLYGTRFQAPITDLVLQLREEMHTEPYHEIDWAKARLLCTKEDYYYPHSLIQDMIWGGLYHFGEPILKRWPVSKIRETAVKKAIEIIHWEDENSRYLTPGCVHKAFHMMAVWAENPDSNLNAFKHHLARIPDYLWLAEDGMKVQSFGSQLWDASFCIQAILESGMVEEYGTALKKGHDFIKLSQCQENPSGDYRSRYRHFSKGAWTFSDRDHGWQVSDCTSEALRVLLLLSQFPEELVGEKAEPQCLFDAINFLFSFQGKSGGLALWEPAGAEEWLEKLNPSELFANIVTEHEYVECTSSAIQTLLLFKKLYPNHRRKEVDNFIEKATGYVENVQRPDGSWYGGWGICFTYAAWFALSGLAAVGKTYSNSKTVRKGVDFLLSKQKANGGWGGSYLSCPDMEITGVFMNNCMLHYASYRNIFPTWALGMYRRRVLKPSQKL, encoded by the exons ATGCggatgtttatatatatatataaacaaatatgcAGTATGTGGATGCTCAAAGTTGCAGAAGGGCATGGTCCATGGCTGTACAGCCTCAACAACTATCTTGGCAGGCAGATCTGGGAGTTCGATCCTGAAGCTGGGACCCCAGAAGAGCGAGAAGAGGTCAGGAAAGTCCAGGAGAATTTCACAAAGAATCGGTTTCGCTACAAACCTAATGGGGATCTCCTAATGAGGATGCAG CTTATCAAGGAAAACCAAATAGATTTGAGCATACCACCAGTGAGGctgggagaaaaggaaaaagtaacATATGAAGCAGTGACAACTGCAGTGAAGAAAGCTGTGAGGCTGAATAGAGCCATCCAGGCCAAGGATGGTCACTGGCCTGCTGAGAATGCTGGTCCTTTGTTTTTCACGCCTCCTTTG ATCATGGTGCTATACTTTACTGGGACCCTGAATATAGCCCTAACACCGGAACACAAAGTGGAGCTTCTTCGCTACATTACTAACCATCAA AATGAAGATGGTGGGTGGGGATTCCATATCGAGGGGCACAGCACAATGCTTGGAACAACCCTCAGCTACATCTCCATGCGTATACTAGGAGTAGGACCTGATGACAAGGTTGTGGCAGCAGGAAGGAAATGGATTCTCGATCGTGGCGGTGCAACTTATTCACCATCTTGGGGGAAGTGTTATCTCTCG GTGTTTGGACTGTATGAATGGTCTGGCTGCAACCCTTTGCCACCAGAGTTCTGGCTTTTCCCTTCATATTTGCCCATGCATCCAG ATAAAATGTGGTGCTACAGTCGAACAGTTTACATGCCTATGTCGTATTTATACGGCACAAGATTTCAGGCACCCATTACCGATCTAGTTCTACAATTGAGGGAAGAAATGCACACTGAACCATACCATGAAATCGATTGGGCTAAAGCGCGACTTTTATGCACAAAG GAGGATTACTACTACCCCCATTCCCTAATACAAGACATGATTTGGGGTGGGCTTTATCACTTTGGTGAGCCGATTCTGAAACGTTGGCCCGTCTCCAAAATTAGAGAGACGGCTGTAAAGAAAGCAATTGAAATCATTCACTGGGAAGATGAGAATAGTAGATATCTGACTCCTGGGTGTGTGCACAAG GCTTTCCACATGATGGCTGTTTGGGCAGAGAATCCAGACTCAAATTTAAACGCTTTCAAGCATCACCTTGCCCGAATTCCCGACTACTTATGGTTGGCAGAGGATGGAATGAAAGTGCAG AGTTTTGGGAGTCAGCTATGGGACGCTTCTTTTTGCATTCAAGCCATCCTGGAAAGTGGTATGGTTGAAGAATACGGGACTGCTCTCAAGAAAGGTCATGACTTCATTAAATTATCACAG TGTCAAGAAAATCCATCTGGTGATTACCGGAGTAGGTATCGTCACTTTTCAAAAGGAGCCTGGACTTTCTCTGATCGCGATCATGGTTGGCAAGTCTCTGACTGCACATCCGAAGCATTGAGG GTCTTGCTGTTACTATCACAATTTCCAGAAGAACTTGTCGGGGAAAAGGCCGAACCTCAGTGCTTATTTGATGCCATCAATTTCCTCTTCTCCTTTCAA GGCAAAAGTGGTGGTTTAGCTCTTTGGGAGCCAGCAGGAGCTGAAGAATGGTTGGAG AAGTTGAATCCTTCAGAACTTTTTGCCAACATAGTCACCGAGCATGA GTATGTGGAATGCACATCATCAGCTATCCAGACTCTCCTGTTGTTCAAGAAATTGTATCCTAATCATAGAAGGAAAGAAGTAGACAACTTCATTGAAAAGGCAACCGGTTATGTTGAGAATGTACAGAGGCCCGATGGATCTTG GTATGGTGGCTGGGGAATTTGCTTCACCTATGCTGCATGGTTTGCATTATCAGGGTTAGCTGCTGTTGGGAAAACATACTCAAACAGCAAAACCGTTCGTAAAGGTGTCGATTTTTTGCTTTCAAAGCAGAAGGCAAATGGTGGTTGGGGAGGGAGCTATCTTTCATGCCCAGACATG GAAATCACTGGAGTCTTCATGAATAACTGTATGCTACACTATGCGAGCTATAGAAACATCTTCCCAACATGGGCTCTTGGAATGTACCGTAGACGTGTTCTGAAGCCTTCCCAGAAGCTCTAA